The Nitrosomonas sp. sh817 genome includes a window with the following:
- the queF gene encoding preQ(1) synthase has translation MTSKPQKSLETFPNPYADRDYHIHMEIPEFTCLCPKTGQPDFATLILDYVPDKKCIELKSLKLYIWSYRNEGVFHEAVTNKILDDFVAILKPRYLRLIARFYVRGGIFTNVAVEYRKKGWKGKSMILNDESLSGSNIRE, from the coding sequence ATGACTAGCAAACCCCAGAAGTCTCTTGAAACATTCCCTAATCCCTATGCTGACCGGGATTACCATATTCATATGGAAATCCCGGAGTTTACCTGTTTATGTCCCAAGACAGGGCAACCGGATTTTGCAACTTTGATTTTGGATTATGTCCCCGACAAAAAATGTATTGAGTTGAAAAGCCTCAAACTTTATATCTGGTCATACCGGAATGAAGGGGTTTTTCATGAAGCGGTCACCAACAAAATTCTCGATGATTTCGTCGCTATCCTGAAGCCGAGATACTTGCGTCTAATCGCGCGTTTTTATGTCCGGGGAGGCATTTTTACCAATGTTGCCGTTGAATACCGAAAAAAAGGATGGAAAGGTAAGTCGATGATTTTAAATGATGAATCTTTGAGTGGATCTAATATTCGCGAATGA
- the smc gene encoding chromosome segregation protein SMC, which produces MRLAQIKLAGFKSFVEPTAISISQDLVGIVGPNGCGKSNIIDAVRWVLGESKASALRGDSMQDVIFSGSDHRKAVGRASVELVFDNHLNQITGQWSSYAEIAIKRVLQRDGQSNYYINNLHVRRRDIADLFLGTGVGGRGYAIIEQGMISRIIEARPQELKSFLEEAAGISQYRERKQETASRLAETLKNLTRLEDIRQELETQLQQMEIQAQKAQQYQLLQEKLLTSQTLLWLLNKTEAIAQRNSAQQTILQRETELESTLLNQRDAEKKYEDTRTNESAINEKQLQVQGELYAADAEIGRLELEIGHLQSTHERITQQMLQIESRLQASAENTVIKNDELVYWQQEKYKAEAIHQQCIINNNRKNAELPAIEASFRDCQDKLNESRRNLLIIEQANQLEENHQTYSIKNIQQLEIRRDRLIHEKNELEYIDPRKLAELETAIKQTENTLNAENLASRNTQNELSAAQASKEQTAAQILELQQAISQATARFEALQNLQRKLEENQDLNAWLNQRHWHGLPRLWQKIQIESAWEVALEAILREFLNSIEIEQLEQIQDWIEEAPTGKWAVFEKNRPAALDPVTGINSTARNCKRLLAYINCGQSGIQPVLENWLSHVYVAENLQQGLAHRSSLTPGEILVTPQGHRITRHGITFYAPDSHLHGVLSRQKELIQLREEIARLDSQFEKQQQLMIQADRQCNELKQVIHKTGEKSKRLQQECHQLQLEWVKQSQIHERAIHRSDQISQELHEIEQALNSELAQQQSASERYQKNLKQIENSKSIAHQAQLAWEAANQQFSGQQQKMLQTSKELQDAAFYLQTCQNKITEIENSLLTIDENYQRLNEEYNALQLERSQVELSPLQETLNTAVAKRHAIKLDAARIRTEAESIAGQLRQIGDARMAFEQKSYALREDISQARLQEQAAEIAIRQLDEMIQKTGIDTEQLIPLLKNKKAAALQTDIRQLNAGIAALGAVNLAALDELEAAKAKESNLLIQIQDLSDAITILDHAMQQIDRETQLRLQETLDLTNQHLCEIFPLIFSGGNARLTLYEDKTVDAGLILMAQPPGKKNSSIHLLSGGEKALTALALIFSLFRLNPAPFCLLDEVDAPLDDSNTGRFCELVKKMAERTQFIFISHNKITMEMAQRLIGVTMQEQGVSRIVAVDLADAIKMGKRDKVTINQ; this is translated from the coding sequence TTGCGACTAGCACAAATCAAGCTCGCCGGCTTCAAATCATTTGTCGAACCCACTGCAATTTCCATCTCGCAAGACCTCGTAGGCATTGTGGGACCGAATGGTTGCGGCAAATCCAATATCATCGACGCGGTCCGCTGGGTTCTCGGTGAATCCAAAGCCTCGGCATTACGAGGCGACTCGATGCAAGATGTTATTTTTTCAGGATCCGATCACCGGAAAGCCGTTGGCCGTGCAAGTGTTGAACTGGTTTTTGACAATCACTTAAACCAGATAACCGGTCAATGGTCCAGCTATGCTGAAATTGCCATTAAACGAGTCTTGCAGCGAGATGGCCAATCAAACTATTACATCAATAACTTACACGTAAGGCGCCGCGATATTGCGGATCTTTTTCTCGGTACCGGCGTCGGTGGACGCGGTTATGCCATTATTGAGCAAGGCATGATTTCCAGAATCATAGAGGCCAGGCCGCAAGAATTAAAAAGTTTTCTGGAAGAAGCCGCCGGTATCTCTCAATACCGGGAAAGAAAGCAAGAAACTGCTTCGCGGCTTGCTGAAACACTAAAAAATCTCACAAGATTGGAAGATATCCGGCAAGAGTTGGAAACCCAGCTGCAACAGATGGAGATTCAAGCGCAGAAGGCGCAGCAGTACCAGTTATTACAAGAAAAACTGTTAACATCGCAAACCCTGCTCTGGCTGCTGAATAAAACCGAAGCCATCGCCCAGCGCAACTCGGCGCAACAAACCATCCTGCAACGGGAAACCGAGCTTGAAAGCACGCTGCTCAACCAACGCGATGCAGAAAAAAAATATGAAGACACTCGTACAAATGAGAGTGCCATTAATGAGAAACAGCTCCAAGTCCAGGGAGAATTGTACGCCGCCGATGCGGAAATCGGGCGTTTGGAGCTGGAAATCGGTCATTTGCAAAGCACACATGAACGCATCACCCAACAGATGCTGCAGATTGAAAGCCGGTTGCAGGCATCCGCCGAAAATACAGTCATAAAAAATGACGAGCTTGTCTATTGGCAACAAGAAAAATACAAAGCCGAAGCCATTCATCAGCAGTGCATTATTAATAATAACCGGAAGAATGCGGAACTACCGGCAATCGAAGCAAGCTTTCGCGACTGCCAGGATAAATTGAACGAGAGCCGGCGCAATCTCTTAATTATCGAGCAAGCCAATCAGCTGGAAGAAAACCATCAAACTTATTCGATTAAAAATATCCAGCAACTTGAAATACGCCGAGACCGCCTAATCCATGAAAAAAATGAATTGGAATACATCGACCCACGGAAATTAGCCGAGCTTGAAACCGCGATCAAGCAAACGGAAAACACGCTCAACGCTGAAAATCTAGCCTCCCGGAATACTCAGAACGAACTGTCGGCTGCGCAAGCAAGTAAGGAACAAACGGCAGCTCAAATTCTGGAACTTCAACAAGCCATATCACAAGCAACGGCGCGCTTCGAAGCATTACAAAACTTACAACGTAAACTGGAAGAGAATCAGGACCTCAACGCATGGCTGAATCAACGTCATTGGCATGGCTTACCGAGGTTATGGCAAAAAATCCAAATCGAATCTGCGTGGGAAGTCGCTTTAGAAGCAATATTACGCGAGTTTCTCAACAGCATTGAGATCGAACAATTAGAACAAATACAGGACTGGATTGAGGAAGCGCCAACCGGAAAATGGGCAGTTTTTGAAAAAAACCGCCCCGCCGCTCTTGATCCGGTGACCGGAATCAATTCCACAGCCAGGAACTGCAAGCGATTGCTCGCCTATATCAACTGCGGCCAATCCGGAATCCAGCCGGTGCTGGAAAATTGGCTGAGCCATGTGTACGTCGCTGAGAATCTTCAACAAGGCTTGGCGCACAGATCATCGCTCACTCCCGGAGAAATATTGGTAACACCGCAAGGACATAGAATTACCCGTCACGGCATCACGTTCTATGCCCCCGATTCGCACTTGCATGGCGTTTTATCCCGGCAGAAAGAGCTGATTCAACTGCGTGAAGAAATTGCCCGGCTCGATTCACAATTCGAAAAACAGCAGCAATTGATGATTCAAGCGGATCGCCAATGCAATGAGTTGAAACAGGTCATTCACAAAACGGGTGAGAAAAGTAAGCGCTTACAGCAGGAATGCCACCAACTGCAACTCGAGTGGGTGAAGCAGTCGCAAATCCACGAGCGCGCCATCCACCGCAGTGATCAAATCAGCCAGGAATTACATGAAATCGAACAAGCATTGAATAGCGAGCTTGCCCAGCAGCAATCGGCTAGTGAACGGTATCAAAAAAATCTGAAACAAATCGAAAACTCCAAATCCATCGCGCACCAAGCTCAGCTTGCATGGGAAGCCGCAAATCAACAGTTTTCCGGTCAACAGCAAAAAATGCTGCAAACCTCGAAAGAATTACAGGATGCTGCGTTTTATTTGCAGACCTGCCAAAACAAAATTACCGAGATCGAAAACAGCTTACTGACTATTGATGAGAACTATCAAAGACTGAACGAAGAATACAATGCCTTGCAGCTGGAAAGAAGCCAAGTGGAATTGTCACCGCTCCAAGAGACTTTAAATACGGCAGTGGCAAAACGCCACGCAATCAAACTGGATGCCGCGCGAATCCGGACCGAGGCCGAAAGTATCGCGGGTCAGTTACGGCAGATCGGCGATGCCCGCATGGCATTTGAACAAAAATCCTATGCCTTGCGAGAAGATATCAGCCAAGCCCGCCTTCAAGAACAAGCCGCAGAAATAGCAATCCGGCAACTCGATGAAATGATTCAGAAAACCGGAATTGATACCGAGCAGCTAATACCGCTGCTCAAAAACAAAAAAGCAGCCGCGTTACAAACCGACATTCGCCAGCTGAATGCAGGAATTGCGGCGTTAGGAGCTGTGAATCTTGCCGCGTTAGACGAGCTTGAAGCCGCAAAAGCAAAAGAATCTAATTTGCTGATCCAAATTCAAGATCTGAGCGATGCAATCACAATATTAGACCACGCCATGCAGCAGATCGATCGCGAAACACAATTGCGCCTGCAAGAGACATTGGATTTGACCAATCAACATCTATGCGAAATTTTCCCGTTAATATTTTCCGGCGGAAATGCCAGGCTTACGCTTTATGAAGACAAAACGGTTGATGCCGGCTTGATACTGATGGCGCAACCGCCCGGTAAAAAAAATAGCTCTATTCATTTATTGTCGGGAGGAGAAAAAGCCTTGACCGCGCTCGCCTTGATTTTTTCTTTATTCCGGCTAAATCCAGCACCGTTTTGTTTATTGGACGAAGTCGACGCCCCGCTCGACGACAGTAATACCGGCCGTTTTTGCGAACTGGTTAAAAAGATGGCGGAACGCACGCAATTCATTTTCATCAGCCATAATAAAATAACAATGGAGATGGCACAGCGCCTAATCGGAGTTACAATGCAAGAACAAGGAGTTTCAAGAATAGTCGCTGTCGATCTGGCAGATGCTATTAAGATGGGAAAGCGGGATAAAGTAACAATTAATCAATGA
- a CDS encoding cell division protein ZipA C-terminal FtsZ-binding domain-containing protein — MSDLQISLIIIGIIVIAGVVVFNWLQQLRYRRKVQAAFDHEHDDILLDKQNTEDPFQRIEPKFNKAPPDPQSDMLEQQKELPLNESQKVSIPPAVHTAPSFHANIVSSSAATSPLLDYDNNTSYIVNIRSDSVIPNTHIAKLLQRKFDFGKPVYWLGQPDKDEPWEEITNESNVDSDGYGHIKGCLQLADRAGPISEVNLSKFRDLVLDFASQTQATAECPDIVSTHEKAVALDKFCADVDVMIGINIISRDDGAFVGTKIRALAEASGFKLDSDGLFKYRDDSNNTLFTLSNYESSPFLPDNMKSLTTHGVTFLLDVPRVAHGERVFDQMTHLAKIFSNTLGGIMVDDNRVPLSDSGIQRSKQQLIEIQNVMKNNHILAGSPSALRLFV, encoded by the coding sequence ATGAGTGATTTGCAAATAAGTTTAATCATCATCGGTATCATCGTTATTGCTGGTGTAGTGGTTTTCAATTGGTTGCAACAGCTGCGTTACCGCCGCAAGGTGCAAGCCGCATTCGATCATGAGCACGATGACATTCTATTGGACAAGCAGAATACCGAAGATCCATTCCAGCGTATTGAGCCCAAATTTAATAAAGCGCCACCGGATCCGCAATCCGATATGCTCGAGCAGCAAAAAGAATTACCGCTCAACGAATCCCAAAAAGTATCAATTCCTCCGGCCGTTCACACCGCCCCATCTTTTCATGCAAATATCGTGAGTAGTTCAGCCGCAACTTCGCCTTTGCTTGATTATGACAACAATACCAGTTATATCGTCAATATCCGCTCGGACTCAGTCATACCTAATACGCATATCGCAAAATTACTACAGAGAAAATTCGATTTTGGAAAACCTGTCTATTGGCTGGGACAACCCGACAAAGATGAGCCTTGGGAGGAAATCACCAATGAATCCAACGTTGACAGCGATGGTTACGGCCATATCAAAGGCTGTCTGCAGCTGGCGGATAGAGCCGGCCCGATCAGTGAAGTGAATTTATCCAAATTCCGCGATTTGGTGCTTGACTTCGCATCGCAAACACAAGCCACGGCCGAATGCCCGGATATTGTCAGCACCCACGAGAAAGCCGTCGCGCTTGACAAATTTTGCGCTGACGTCGATGTCATGATCGGTATCAATATCATTAGTAGAGATGACGGTGCTTTTGTCGGCACCAAAATTCGCGCGTTAGCGGAAGCGTCCGGATTCAAGCTTGATTCAGACGGATTGTTTAAATATCGCGATGATAGCAACAATACCCTATTCACGCTCAGTAACTATGAATCCTCGCCATTCCTGCCGGATAACATGAAATCATTAACCACACACGGCGTCACATTTTTGTTGGATGTTCCACGAGTGGCGCATGGAGAGAGAGTTTTTGATCAAATGACACACCTTGCAAAAATCTTCTCAAATACGCTGGGGGGAATTATGGTTGATGATAACCGCGTGCCACTTAGCGATAGTGGAATTCAAAGAAGCAAACAGCAACTGATTGAAATACAGAATGTAATGAAAAATAACCATATTTTGGCTGGTAGTCCAAGCGCATTACGGCTGTTTGTTTAA
- a CDS encoding CDGSH iron-sulfur domain-containing protein: MSESSNQAQRFSPIEVKLESGKDYFWCSCGQSKSQPFCDGSHRGTGFTPHKFSVSENKTAWLCTCKKTGNRPFCDGTHNKL; encoded by the coding sequence ATGAGCGAATCTTCAAATCAAGCACAACGTTTTTCACCAATAGAAGTAAAACTTGAATCAGGAAAAGATTACTTTTGGTGCTCCTGCGGTCAGAGTAAATCGCAACCTTTTTGCGATGGCTCCCACAGAGGCACCGGATTTACGCCTCATAAATTTTCTGTCAGCGAAAATAAAACCGCTTGGCTATGCACTTGCAAAAAAACCGGCAACCGTCCGTTTTGCGATGGGACCCATAATAAACTTTAA
- a CDS encoding cell division protein ZapA yields MNNELLKINIMGREFQINCPEQEREEIQLAAVYLDNKIQEIKAEGKVVDSDRIAIIAALKITHELLSLRHGSGFDIEEFKRRIVALKKKVDEAITLKEN; encoded by the coding sequence ATGAATAATGAATTGCTAAAAATCAATATCATGGGACGAGAGTTTCAAATTAACTGCCCAGAACAAGAACGAGAAGAAATTCAACTAGCGGCAGTTTATCTTGATAATAAAATTCAGGAAATCAAGGCCGAAGGGAAAGTTGTCGATTCCGATAGAATTGCGATTATAGCGGCGTTAAAAATAACCCACGAATTATTATCGCTCCGCCACGGAAGCGGTTTTGACATAGAAGAATTTAAGCGTAGAATTGTAGCGTTAAAAAAGAAAGTTGATGAAGCGATAACATTGAAGGAAAATTAA
- a CDS encoding HAD-IA family hydrolase, whose protein sequence is MQQNTLSPLPAPTTFLFDIGKVLLDFDFESSLIRLIPDTVSNPHERIRHVLERKNALETGFIDPGSYADWALKALGSNASQEQFYQTWQQIFTVNEPMWQCVRKLAAANYTLILISNINAIHSPWIFTRYPEFSFFQHRVLSFEVGFLKPDPAIYRHAINTFRLNPALTVYIDDQPQNILIGKTLNLQCWQYNIDNHPAFENWLEDKLTTLGR, encoded by the coding sequence ATGCAGCAAAACACCCTCTCCCCTCTTCCTGCACCAACAACGTTTCTGTTTGATATTGGCAAAGTGTTACTGGATTTTGATTTTGAATCTTCGCTGATTCGATTGATCCCGGACACTGTTTCCAATCCCCATGAACGGATCCGTCACGTACTCGAACGAAAGAACGCACTTGAAACCGGATTCATTGATCCGGGCAGCTACGCCGATTGGGCGCTGAAAGCTCTCGGAAGCAACGCATCCCAGGAACAGTTCTATCAAACCTGGCAGCAAATCTTCACGGTCAATGAACCCATGTGGCAGTGCGTTCGCAAACTTGCCGCCGCCAATTACACATTGATCTTGATATCCAATATCAATGCCATTCACTCGCCATGGATCTTCACAAGATACCCCGAGTTTTCTTTTTTTCAGCATAGAGTGTTATCGTTTGAAGTCGGTTTTCTGAAACCTGATCCTGCAATCTACCGGCACGCCATAAACACATTCCGGCTCAACCCAGCATTAACCGTTTATATCGACGATCAACCGCAGAATATCCTCATTGGTAAAACACTGAACCTGCAATGCTGGCAGTACAACATTGATAATCACCCAGCTTTTGAAAACTGGCTTGAGGATAAATTAACAACCTTGGGCAGGTAA
- a CDS encoding TlpA family protein disulfide reductase, which translates to MNNHTLSDITVDVWVQGGPLTLPDLLGSVVLIEVFQVNCPGCFIYSLPRAIDLHQRYHQQGLAVIGLATAFEDYDKNTLENLRKLVTTGEVIGETLKALDQYGMLSEGKLAWKIPFAVGMDRVVAETEPVTDERVQQYAHEFLPNFENFTDDQKKSVLQQVRHYLEQKSMRAETFERFALQGTPSCILFDRKGELKDVSFGQIDYKQAMVEHFLAEK; encoded by the coding sequence ATGAATAATCACACACTTTCTGATATTACGGTCGATGTATGGGTTCAGGGTGGGCCGCTTACACTTCCTGATTTGTTGGGTTCGGTCGTTTTGATCGAAGTTTTCCAGGTCAATTGCCCCGGTTGTTTTATTTATTCGCTACCGCGCGCGATTGATTTGCATCAGCGCTATCACCAGCAAGGATTAGCGGTGATCGGTCTGGCCACTGCCTTTGAGGATTACGATAAAAATACGTTGGAGAATTTGCGGAAATTGGTGACCACCGGTGAAGTAATCGGTGAAACACTAAAAGCATTGGATCAGTATGGCATGCTGTCTGAAGGCAAGCTGGCCTGGAAAATACCTTTTGCCGTGGGAATGGATCGTGTCGTGGCGGAAACCGAACCCGTTACCGACGAACGAGTGCAGCAGTATGCTCATGAATTCTTGCCGAATTTTGAAAATTTTACCGACGATCAAAAAAAATCGGTGTTGCAGCAGGTCAGGCATTATTTGGAACAAAAATCAATGCGCGCTGAAACTTTTGAACGCTTTGCTTTGCAAGGAACGCCGTCTTGTATTTTGTTCGATCGCAAAGGCGAGTTAAAGGATGTTTCATTTGGTCAGATCGACTACAAGCAAGCCATGGTCGAGCATTTCTTGGCGGAAAAATAG
- a CDS encoding EVE domain-containing protein produces the protein MRYWLMKSEPYEFSIEDFLAQPNQTIAWEGVRNYQSRNFMRNQMSIGDSVFFYHSCCKDPGILGIARVSKPAYPDATQFNPASKYFDPKASPHNPRWFNVELTLVQRTRLVPIKELRRYPELQKMRVLQTGNRLSITPVDPAEWQFILTIL, from the coding sequence ATGCGCTACTGGTTAATGAAATCAGAACCTTACGAATTCAGTATCGAGGATTTTTTGGCGCAACCCAACCAAACCATTGCCTGGGAAGGCGTGCGCAATTATCAATCGCGCAACTTCATGCGTAATCAAATGAGCATCGGCGATTCAGTATTTTTCTATCATTCCTGCTGCAAAGATCCCGGCATTCTGGGAATCGCAAGGGTCAGCAAACCGGCGTACCCGGATGCAACGCAATTCAATCCTGCCAGCAAATATTTCGACCCTAAAGCTTCGCCTCACAATCCGCGGTGGTTTAATGTTGAACTTACGCTGGTACAACGAACCCGCTTGGTTCCGATCAAGGAACTCAGACGGTATCCTGAATTGCAAAAAATGCGCGTGCTGCAAACCGGTAACCGGCTTTCAATCACGCCGGTTGATCCGGCAGAGTGGCAATTCATTCTGACCATTCTATAA
- a CDS encoding sulfite exporter TauE/SafE family protein encodes MEWWVIYLLTGGFVGFFAGLLGIGGGLIIVPVLISLFTAQDFPADRIIHMALGTTMATIIFTSIASLRTHHRHGAVDWQIVKNISPGIVVGTFSGATLAGSLTGQFLSLVFVIFIFYAATQMLLQFRPSAIFQLPGKAGMFLAGGIIGALSSLVAIGGGLLSIPFLSLCNVKLQHAIGTAAAIGFPIALAGTAGYIANGLAHGENLPEYSLGYVYLPALAMLVAASMLTAPFGAKLTHSTRTGILRGIFVVLLYSLGIRMLLGLV; translated from the coding sequence ATGGAATGGTGGGTAATTTATTTGTTGACCGGGGGATTTGTCGGATTCTTCGCGGGTTTGCTCGGTATCGGCGGCGGTTTGATCATCGTTCCGGTATTGATTTCGTTGTTCACCGCTCAAGATTTTCCAGCTGATCGCATCATTCACATGGCGCTCGGCACCACCATGGCGACCATCATCTTCACATCGATAGCCAGCTTGCGAACACATCATCGTCATGGCGCGGTTGACTGGCAAATCGTAAAAAACATTTCTCCCGGCATTGTTGTTGGCACCTTCAGCGGCGCGACTCTGGCAGGTTCGCTAACGGGACAGTTTCTAAGCTTGGTTTTTGTTATCTTTATTTTCTACGCGGCCACACAAATGCTGCTGCAATTCCGCCCCAGCGCGATTTTCCAGTTACCGGGGAAAGCCGGCATGTTCCTTGCCGGTGGTATCATCGGCGCCTTATCGAGCCTGGTTGCCATTGGCGGCGGATTGTTATCGATACCGTTTTTGTCGCTCTGTAACGTCAAGCTGCAACATGCTATCGGCACGGCTGCTGCAATCGGTTTTCCAATCGCATTGGCCGGTACTGCCGGCTACATAGCCAACGGATTAGCGCATGGAGAAAATCTGCCGGAATACAGCTTGGGATACGTCTATTTACCGGCACTGGCAATGCTGGTGGCCGCCAGTATGCTGACAGCGCCATTCGGTGCAAAACTCACGCACTCGACCAGAACCGGAATTTTGAGAGGAATCTTTGTGGTTTTGCTTTATAGTTTAGGCATCCGGATGTTGCTGGGATTGGTTTAA
- the ppa gene encoding inorganic diphosphatase: MDISSIPVGANVPDNVNVIIEVPTGGEPVKYEFDKRSGALFVDRILHTPMRYPANYGFIPHTLCDDGDPLDALVIARSPFLAGCVVRARPIALLHLEDEHGGDEKLICVPDNKTFPYYAHVCERDDLPDIVFQQIEHFFTHYKDLEPEKWVRVGHWGTAAEARDMVMRAIEMANVADNNG, translated from the coding sequence ATGGATATCAGTTCAATTCCCGTTGGCGCGAATGTGCCTGACAACGTTAATGTCATCATCGAAGTGCCGACCGGCGGCGAGCCGGTTAAATACGAATTCGATAAACGTTCCGGTGCATTGTTTGTCGATCGTATCTTACATACCCCGATGCGTTATCCGGCGAATTATGGTTTTATTCCGCACACACTGTGCGATGACGGCGATCCGCTCGATGCGCTGGTAATCGCCCGTTCGCCTTTCCTTGCCGGTTGCGTGGTTCGCGCCCGGCCGATTGCATTGCTGCACCTTGAAGACGAACATGGTGGCGACGAGAAATTGATTTGCGTGCCGGACAACAAAACCTTTCCCTATTACGCGCATGTTTGCGAGCGCGATGATTTGCCGGATATTGTATTTCAGCAAATCGAACATTTTTTCACGCATTACAAAGACCTTGAACCGGAAAAATGGGTGCGCGTCGGCCATTGGGGAACTGCAGCCGAGGCCCGGGATATGGTGATGCGCGCCATCGAAATGGCCAATGTCGCGGATAACAATGGATGA
- a CDS encoding N-acetylmuramoyl-L-alanine amidase: MKVQINEKFMIPLTAGNAVGKGWTSATQHRPMGVTWHWTASWDLQGCRDTIGGSHPAQQGIASAHYGVGRSFSEGIDRYVSLDNRSWHAGKNQLLRWDGQPSNDRTKGARATIGVETVNIGYARDGVKAGADWIKAHSPNGKQAMLIQPWTEEQIAMMIQAGREIVERWPAITWQDHHGHHDVCPGYKVDVAGFPFARVLRGIYEDPGIPDIWSPFWTATQRQRALVKLGYDLGRFGPNGDGVDGDWGRASDVALSAFQKQNDLVVNGYWTTFVSRAAWNVLVARGIDPDSLI, translated from the coding sequence ATGAAGGTGCAGATTAACGAGAAATTCATGATTCCTTTAACGGCGGGCAATGCGGTCGGCAAAGGGTGGACCAGTGCGACGCAGCATCGGCCGATGGGAGTGACCTGGCATTGGACGGCGTCGTGGGATCTGCAAGGTTGCCGGGATACCATCGGCGGCAGCCACCCGGCGCAACAGGGAATTGCTTCGGCGCATTACGGGGTGGGACGGAGCTTTTCGGAAGGCATTGACCGTTATGTATCGCTGGATAACCGGTCATGGCATGCGGGGAAGAATCAGCTCTTGCGCTGGGATGGACAGCCATCCAATGACCGCACCAAAGGCGCGCGCGCCACCATTGGCGTTGAGACCGTGAATATCGGTTACGCGCGCGACGGGGTAAAGGCTGGCGCGGATTGGATCAAGGCGCATTCTCCCAATGGCAAGCAAGCGATGTTGATTCAGCCTTGGACGGAAGAGCAGATCGCAATGATGATTCAAGCCGGGCGTGAGATTGTCGAACGCTGGCCTGCGATTACCTGGCAGGATCATCACGGTCATCACGATGTTTGTCCCGGATATAAAGTCGATGTGGCGGGATTTCCTTTTGCCCGGGTGTTGCGCGGCATTTATGAGGATCCCGGTATTCCGGACATTTGGTCGCCGTTCTGGACGGCAACACAACGGCAGCGAGCGCTGGTTAAGCTGGGTTACGATTTGGGCCGTTTCGGTCCGAATGGCGATGGAGTCGATGGCGATTGGGGGCGCGCGAGCGATGTCGCGCTTTCGGCTTTTCAGAAACAGAATGACCTGGTCGTCAACGGTTATTGGACGACCTTTGTTTCACGCGCTGCTTGGAATGTGCTCGTGGCTCGCGGTATCGATCCGGATTCGCTGATTTAG